From Streptomyces sp. CMB-StM0423, a single genomic window includes:
- a CDS encoding rhamnulokinase, whose translation MSGAYGTSAGGSGADGTSLPFAAVDLGAASGRVMLGRAGGGELHIEEVHRFPNRPVRLAGTLHWDVLALYAGVLDGLRAAGRRSGGRLAGVGVDSWAVDYGLLDASGALIGNPVHYRDARTEGMAAKLAAVLPAAELYRATGLQHLPFNTVYQLLAARGTPALAAARRLLLVPDLVAYWLTGEAGTELTNASTTALVDPRTGAFSRRVAEAAGIDLGLFPPLRRPGDPAGELLPVVLEETGLTGPVPVTAVGSHDTASAVVGVPARDEDFAYIATGTWSLAGVELAAPVLTEESRAANFTNELGVDGTVRYLRNIMGLWLLQECLRAWDAEGHTYELDALLAGAAAAPPLRSYVDAGDPAFLAPGRMPERIAEACGRAGRPEPRSAAETVRCVLDSLALAHRRAVADAQRLSGRTVRVVHVVGGGARNGLLCRLTADACGLPVVAGPVEAAALGNVLVQARAAGVIDGTLSDLRSLLHRTQPLREYEPGGGGSAWEEAECALRSS comes from the coding sequence GTGAGCGGGGCGTACGGGACGAGTGCGGGCGGCAGCGGGGCCGACGGGACCTCGCTGCCGTTCGCGGCCGTCGACCTCGGCGCCGCCAGCGGGCGCGTGATGCTCGGCCGGGCCGGCGGCGGCGAGCTGCACATCGAGGAGGTGCACCGGTTCCCCAACCGCCCGGTCCGGCTGGCCGGCACGCTCCACTGGGACGTCCTGGCGCTCTACGCGGGCGTGCTGGACGGCCTGCGCGCGGCGGGCCGGCGTTCCGGTGGCCGGCTCGCCGGCGTGGGCGTCGACTCCTGGGCCGTCGACTACGGCCTGCTCGACGCCTCCGGTGCGCTGATCGGCAACCCGGTGCACTACCGCGACGCCCGCACCGAGGGCATGGCGGCGAAGCTGGCCGCGGTGCTGCCCGCGGCGGAGCTGTACCGGGCGACGGGCCTGCAGCACCTGCCGTTCAACACCGTCTACCAGCTCCTCGCCGCCCGCGGCACCCCCGCGCTCGCCGCGGCCAGGCGACTGCTGCTCGTCCCCGACCTCGTCGCGTACTGGCTGACCGGCGAGGCCGGCACCGAGCTGACCAACGCCTCCACCACGGCGCTGGTCGACCCGCGCACCGGCGCGTTCTCCCGCCGCGTCGCCGAGGCCGCCGGCATCGACCTCGGGCTCTTCCCGCCGCTGCGCCGCCCCGGCGACCCGGCGGGCGAGCTGCTGCCCGTGGTGCTGGAGGAGACGGGCCTGACCGGTCCGGTGCCGGTGACCGCGGTCGGCTCGCACGACACCGCCTCGGCGGTCGTCGGCGTGCCGGCGCGGGACGAGGACTTCGCGTACATCGCCACCGGCACCTGGTCGCTGGCGGGCGTCGAACTGGCCGCGCCCGTGCTCACCGAGGAGAGCCGCGCCGCCAACTTCACCAACGAGCTGGGCGTGGACGGCACCGTCCGCTACCTGCGCAACATCATGGGCCTGTGGCTGCTCCAGGAGTGCCTGCGCGCCTGGGACGCCGAGGGGCACACCTACGAGCTGGACGCCCTGCTCGCCGGCGCCGCCGCGGCGCCCCCGCTGCGCTCGTACGTGGACGCCGGCGACCCGGCGTTCCTCGCCCCCGGCCGGATGCCGGAGCGGATCGCGGAAGCGTGCGGGCGGGCGGGGCGGCCGGAGCCGCGGTCCGCGGCGGAGACCGTGCGCTGCGTGCTGGACTCCCTCGCCCTGGCGCACCGCCGCGCGGTGGCCGACGCGCAGCGGCTCTCGGGGCGTACGGTACGGGTGGTGCACGTCGTCGGCGGCGGCGCGCGCAACGGGCTGCTGTGCCGGCTGACGGCGGACGCCTGCGGGCTGCCGGTGGTCGCGGGACCGGTGGAGGCGGCGGCCCTCGGCAACGTCCTCGTCCAGGCGCGGGCGGCCGGCGTGATCGATGGCACTCTGTCAGACCTCCGATCTCTGCTTCACAGAACGCAGCCGCTGCGGGAGTATGAACCCGGCGGCGGCGGATCGGCCTGGGAGGAAGCGGAATGCGCGTTGCGCTCTTCGTGA
- a CDS encoding bifunctional aldolase/short-chain dehydrogenase, which translates to MGRVSGGPGAYDPVADLLARAHRLGADPRNTNYAGGNASAKGTAQDPVTGDDVDLMWVKGSGGDLGTLTAAGLAVLRLDRLRALTVTYPGVDREDEMVGAFDYCLHGRGWLPGGEGTAPSIDTAMHALVGAPHVDHLHPDSGIALACAADGEELTRRCFGERVVWVPWRRPGFQLGLDIAAVHEAHPEAIGVVLGGHGITAWGADSAECERNSLEIIRTAERFLAEQGRPEPFGPLLEGYGPLPDAERRAQAAALAPVVRGLASADRPQVGHFTDSDAVLDFLAREAHPRLAALGTSCPDHFLRTKVRPLVLDLPSDAPPAEAVARLKELHAAYREDYRAYYERHAAPGSPAMRGADPAIVLVPGVGMFSFGKDKQTARVAGEFYVNAINVMRGAEAVSSYVPIAEAEKFRIEYWELEEAKLRRMPPPKPLATRVALVTGAGSGIGRAIARRLAAEGACVVVADRDASGAEAVAAELGGPDKAVAVPVDVTDEEQIAAAFRAAVLAFGGVDLVVNNAGISVSKPLAETTAADWDTQHAIMARGSFLVSREAARVLAAQGMGGDIVYIASKNGVFAGPNNIAYGAAKADQAHQVRLLAAELGGLGVRVNGINPDGVVRGSGIFAGGWGAKRAAVYGVPEEKLGEFYAQRTLLKREVLPEHVANAVFALTAGELSRTTGLHIPVDAGVAAAFLR; encoded by the coding sequence GTGGGGCGCGTGAGCGGGGGGCCCGGCGCGTACGACCCGGTGGCCGACCTGCTGGCGCGGGCACACAGGCTGGGGGCGGACCCGCGCAACACCAACTACGCGGGCGGCAACGCCTCCGCGAAGGGCACCGCGCAGGACCCGGTGACCGGGGACGACGTGGACCTGATGTGGGTCAAGGGCTCCGGCGGCGACCTCGGCACGCTGACGGCCGCGGGCCTGGCGGTGCTGCGTCTCGACCGGCTGCGGGCGCTGACCGTCACGTACCCGGGGGTGGACCGCGAGGACGAGATGGTGGGCGCGTTCGACTACTGCCTGCACGGCAGGGGATGGCTCCCGGGGGGAGAAGGCACGGCGCCCTCGATCGACACCGCCATGCACGCCCTGGTCGGCGCCCCGCACGTCGACCACCTCCACCCCGACTCGGGGATCGCCCTGGCCTGCGCCGCGGACGGCGAGGAGCTGACCCGGCGGTGCTTCGGCGAGCGGGTGGTGTGGGTGCCGTGGCGGCGGCCCGGCTTCCAACTGGGCCTGGACATCGCCGCGGTGCACGAGGCGCACCCCGAGGCGATCGGCGTGGTCCTCGGCGGCCACGGCATCACGGCGTGGGGCGCGGACTCCGCGGAGTGCGAGCGCAACTCGCTGGAGATCATCCGCACCGCGGAGCGGTTCCTCGCCGAGCAGGGGCGGCCGGAGCCCTTCGGCCCGCTCCTGGAGGGCTACGGGCCGCTGCCGGACGCCGAACGCCGGGCGCAGGCCGCCGCGCTGGCGCCGGTCGTGCGCGGGCTGGCCTCCGCCGACCGGCCGCAGGTCGGGCACTTCACCGACAGCGACGCCGTGCTGGACTTCCTGGCGCGCGAGGCCCACCCGCGGCTGGCCGCGCTGGGCACCTCCTGCCCCGACCACTTCCTGCGCACCAAGGTCCGGCCGCTGGTCCTCGACCTGCCGTCGGACGCGCCGCCGGCGGAGGCGGTCGCCCGGCTGAAGGAGCTGCACGCGGCGTACCGCGAGGACTACCGCGCCTACTACGAGCGCCACGCCGCCCCCGGCTCGCCGGCCATGCGCGGCGCCGACCCGGCGATCGTCCTGGTGCCCGGCGTGGGGATGTTCAGCTTCGGCAAGGACAAGCAGACCGCCCGGGTGGCGGGCGAGTTCTACGTCAACGCGATCAACGTGATGCGCGGCGCCGAGGCCGTCTCGTCGTACGTCCCCATCGCCGAGGCGGAGAAGTTCCGTATCGAGTACTGGGAGCTGGAGGAGGCAAAGCTGCGCCGCATGCCGCCGCCGAAGCCGCTGGCGACCCGGGTGGCGCTGGTCACGGGCGCGGGCTCGGGCATCGGGCGTGCCATCGCCCGGCGACTGGCGGCGGAGGGCGCGTGCGTCGTCGTCGCCGACCGGGACGCGTCGGGCGCGGAGGCAGTCGCCGCCGAACTGGGCGGTCCCGACAAGGCGGTCGCGGTGCCGGTGGACGTCACGGACGAGGAGCAGATCGCGGCGGCGTTCCGGGCCGCGGTGCTCGCGTTCGGCGGCGTGGACCTCGTCGTCAACAACGCCGGCATCTCGGTCTCCAAGCCGCTGGCGGAGACCACGGCGGCGGACTGGGACACCCAGCACGCCATCATGGCGCGCGGCTCGTTCCTCGTCTCCCGCGAGGCGGCGCGGGTGCTCGCCGCGCAGGGCATGGGCGGCGACATCGTCTACATCGCCTCCAAGAACGGCGTGTTCGCCGGGCCGAACAACATCGCGTACGGGGCCGCCAAGGCCGACCAGGCGCACCAGGTGCGGCTGCTGGCCGCGGAGCTGGGCGGGCTGGGCGTACGCGTCAACGGCATCAACCCCGACGGCGTCGTGCGCGGCTCCGGCATCTTCGCCGGCGGCTGGGGCGCCAAGCGGGCGGCGGTGTACGGGGTGCCGGAGGAGAAGCTCGGCGAGTTCTACGCGCAGCGGACGCTGCTGAAGCGGGAGGTGCTGCCGGAGCACGTGGCGAACGCGGTGTTCGCGCTGACGGCGGGCGAGCTGAGCCGCACGACCGGGCTGCACATCCCCGTGGACGCGGGCGTCGCCGCCGCGTTCCTGCGGTGA
- the rhaI gene encoding L-rhamnose isomerase — translation MTVKAALKSQAVETPSWAYGNSGTRFKVFAQPGVPRTPQEKLDDAARVHEHTGVAPSVALHIPWDRVEGADGYAALAAYAKERGLRLGAINANVFQDDDYKLGSVTHPDPAVRRKALAHLMECVDIMDATGSRDLKLWFSDGTNYPGQDDVRERQDRLAEALAAVYERLGEGQRMLLEYKLFEPAFYHMDVPDWGTAYAHCLHLGGRAQVVVDTGHHAPGTNIEFIVAVLLREGKLGGFDFNSRFYADDDLMVGAADPFQLFRLMYEVIRGGGLGPDVAFMLDQCHNIEPKIPAIIRSVMNVQEATAKALLVDREALAAAQREGDVLAANAVLMDAYNTDVRPLLAEVREEMGLDQDPMAAYRRSGWAERIVAERVGGTQAGWGA, via the coding sequence ATGACCGTGAAAGCGGCACTCAAGTCCCAGGCAGTAGAGACACCCTCCTGGGCGTACGGCAACTCAGGCACACGCTTCAAGGTCTTCGCGCAGCCGGGGGTGCCGCGCACGCCCCAGGAGAAGCTGGACGACGCCGCCCGGGTGCACGAGCACACCGGGGTGGCGCCGTCCGTGGCGCTGCACATCCCGTGGGACCGGGTGGAGGGCGCCGACGGCTACGCGGCGCTCGCCGCCTACGCCAAGGAGCGCGGGCTCAGGCTCGGCGCCATCAACGCCAACGTCTTCCAGGACGACGACTACAAGCTGGGCTCGGTCACCCATCCCGACCCGGCGGTGCGGCGCAAGGCGCTGGCGCACCTGATGGAGTGCGTCGACATCATGGACGCCACCGGCTCGCGGGACCTGAAGCTGTGGTTCTCCGACGGCACCAACTACCCCGGCCAGGACGACGTGCGCGAGCGCCAGGACCGGCTCGCCGAGGCGCTGGCCGCGGTGTACGAGCGGCTGGGCGAGGGGCAGCGGATGCTGCTGGAGTACAAGCTCTTCGAGCCGGCGTTCTACCACATGGACGTGCCGGACTGGGGCACGGCGTACGCGCACTGCCTGCACCTGGGCGGCCGGGCGCAGGTGGTCGTGGACACCGGGCACCACGCGCCGGGCACCAACATCGAGTTCATCGTCGCGGTGCTGCTGCGGGAGGGGAAGCTCGGCGGCTTCGACTTCAACTCCCGCTTCTACGCCGACGACGACCTGATGGTCGGCGCGGCGGACCCGTTCCAGTTGTTCCGCCTCATGTACGAGGTGATCCGGGGCGGAGGACTCGGCCCCGACGTGGCCTTCATGCTCGACCAGTGCCACAACATCGAGCCGAAGATCCCCGCGATCATCCGCTCGGTGATGAACGTCCAGGAGGCCACCGCCAAGGCGCTGCTCGTCGACCGCGAGGCGCTGGCCGCCGCGCAGCGCGAGGGCGACGTGCTGGCCGCCAACGCCGTGCTCATGGACGCCTACAACACCGACGTGCGGCCGCTGCTGGCCGAGGTGCGCGAGGAGATGGGGCTGGACCAGGACCCGATGGCCGCGTACCGGCGCTCGGGATGGGCCGAGCGGATCGTCGCGGAGCGGGTCGGCGGCACGCAGGCCGGGTGGGGCGCGTGA
- a CDS encoding alpha-L-rhamnosidase, whose protein sequence is MISRRRILGTATALGTAAATGAAPAARAAAPATRAATSDAVREAEVTRPTVEYAGRPLGLDVDRPRLSWPVESGAAGGAQSAYQIKVATAQNKLSDPDVWDSGKVASGDSVLVPYGGPELRPRTRYHWTVRVWDRDGTASDWSEPTWWETGLRGEEWDASWIAAPDLPTDAPDITGSSWIWFPEGDPASSAPAETRWFRARLAIPEGVTRARLAVAADDRHTTYVDGTEVSSGTAWNRPDVVDVTGLLTAGTAVIAVSATNGAVGPAGLLGALELTTADGVTTLVTDGDWKSADAEPAAGWTAPGFDDSGWAAAKVLAPWGAGPWGKVTVPVSLPAAQLRYEFRLSTRRIVRARLYATALGLYEAHLNGRRVGEDVLAPGWTDYHKRVQYQTYDVTSLLRPGANAIGVDLAAGWYAGNLGWFGPHHYGERPALLAQLEVTYADGSVERILSDTGWRGTGGPVTAADLMAGEDHDARLETPGWTSPGFDDSGWRPAEAADGGAAAIVAQVDAPTRVESELPARTVTEPAPGVFVFDLGQNMVGAVRLRVKGKAGTVVTLRHAEVLNPDGTLYTANLRTARATDTYTLRGADGGEVYEPKFTFHGFRYVEVTGYPGQPQKTAVTGRVMHTAAPFTMDFETNVPTLNQLHSNITWGQRGNFLSVPTDTPARDERLGWTGDINVFAPTAAYTMESARFLTKWLYDLRDDQDDDGAYPDVAPWIGPVGKGVAGWGDAGTTVPWALYQAYGDTRVLEQSWDSMLEWLEYLKRNSNGYLRPAAGYGDWLNTQDETPKDVIGTAYFAHSADLVARIARVLGRDPAPYDTLFHAVREAFTAAYVSQGGARIKGDTQTAYVLALSMDLLPEDARKPAADRLVALVEARDWHLSTGFLGTPRLLPVLTATGHTDVAYRLLHQDTFPGWGYQIANGATTMWERWDSIKPDGSFQDAGMNSFNHYAYGCVGEWMYRHITGIAPAEPGFSKLLIRPRPGGKVDRARGRLSTLYGPVTTDWQVRDGRLRLDLTLPFNTTAEVWVPARTAADVSHGRARFLRMEDGCAVFAADAGTHRFAN, encoded by the coding sequence GTGATCAGCAGACGTCGAATCCTCGGCACCGCCACCGCCCTGGGCACCGCCGCCGCCACCGGCGCCGCCCCCGCCGCCCGCGCTGCCGCACCTGCCACCCGCGCTGCCACGAGTGATGCGGTCCGGGAGGCGGAGGTGACCCGGCCGACGGTCGAGTACGCCGGCCGGCCCCTCGGTCTCGACGTCGACCGCCCGCGGCTGAGCTGGCCCGTGGAGTCCGGCGCGGCGGGCGGGGCGCAGAGCGCGTACCAGATCAAGGTGGCCACCGCGCAGAACAAGCTGAGCGACCCCGACGTGTGGGACAGCGGCAAGGTCGCCTCCGGCGACTCCGTCCTCGTGCCGTACGGCGGGCCGGAGTTGCGGCCCCGTACCCGCTACCACTGGACGGTCCGCGTCTGGGACCGGGACGGCACCGCCTCCGACTGGAGCGAGCCCACCTGGTGGGAGACCGGGCTGCGCGGCGAGGAGTGGGACGCGAGCTGGATCGCCGCGCCCGACCTGCCGACCGACGCGCCCGACATCACCGGCTCCTCGTGGATCTGGTTCCCCGAGGGCGACCCGGCGAGCAGCGCCCCCGCCGAGACCCGCTGGTTCCGCGCCCGGCTCGCCATCCCGGAAGGCGTCACCCGGGCCCGGCTCGCCGTGGCGGCGGACGACCGCCACACCACGTACGTCGACGGCACCGAGGTCTCCTCCGGCACCGCCTGGAACCGCCCCGACGTCGTGGACGTGACCGGGCTGCTCACCGCCGGCACCGCCGTGATCGCGGTCTCCGCCACCAACGGCGCCGTCGGCCCCGCCGGGCTGCTCGGCGCGCTCGAACTCACCACCGCCGACGGCGTGACCACCCTGGTCACCGACGGCGACTGGAAGTCCGCCGACGCCGAGCCGGCCGCCGGCTGGACCGCGCCGGGCTTCGACGACTCCGGCTGGGCCGCCGCCAAGGTCCTCGCCCCCTGGGGTGCGGGCCCGTGGGGCAAGGTCACCGTCCCCGTCTCGCTGCCCGCCGCCCAACTGCGGTACGAGTTCCGGCTGTCCACGCGGCGCATCGTCCGCGCGCGGCTGTACGCCACGGCCCTCGGGCTGTACGAGGCGCACCTCAACGGCCGCCGCGTCGGCGAGGACGTGCTCGCGCCCGGCTGGACCGACTACCACAAGCGGGTGCAGTACCAGACGTACGACGTCACGAGCCTGCTGCGGCCCGGCGCCAACGCCATCGGCGTCGACCTGGCCGCCGGCTGGTACGCGGGCAACCTCGGCTGGTTCGGCCCGCACCACTACGGCGAACGCCCCGCGCTGCTGGCTCAGTTGGAGGTCACGTACGCCGACGGCAGCGTCGAGCGGATCCTGTCGGACACCGGCTGGCGCGGCACCGGCGGCCCCGTCACCGCCGCGGACCTGATGGCAGGCGAGGACCACGACGCCCGGCTGGAGACCCCCGGCTGGACCTCGCCCGGCTTCGACGACTCCGGCTGGCGGCCCGCAGAGGCCGCCGACGGAGGCGCCGCGGCGATCGTCGCGCAGGTCGACGCGCCGACCCGGGTGGAGAGCGAGCTGCCCGCCCGGACGGTCACCGAGCCCGCGCCCGGGGTGTTCGTCTTCGACCTCGGCCAGAACATGGTCGGCGCCGTGCGGCTGCGGGTGAAGGGCAAGGCCGGCACGGTCGTCACGCTGCGCCACGCCGAAGTCCTCAACCCCGACGGCACCCTGTACACCGCCAACCTGCGCACCGCCCGCGCCACCGACACGTACACCCTGCGCGGCGCGGACGGCGGCGAGGTCTACGAGCCGAAGTTCACCTTCCACGGCTTCCGCTACGTCGAGGTCACCGGCTACCCGGGACAGCCGCAGAAGACCGCGGTCACCGGCCGGGTCATGCACACCGCCGCGCCGTTCACGATGGACTTCGAGACCAACGTGCCGACGCTGAACCAACTGCACTCCAACATCACCTGGGGCCAGCGCGGCAACTTCCTGTCCGTGCCCACCGACACCCCCGCCCGCGACGAACGCCTCGGCTGGACCGGCGACATCAACGTCTTCGCGCCCACCGCGGCGTACACGATGGAGTCCGCCCGCTTCCTCACCAAGTGGCTGTACGACCTGCGCGACGACCAGGACGACGACGGCGCGTACCCCGACGTCGCCCCGTGGATCGGGCCCGTCGGCAAGGGCGTCGCCGGCTGGGGCGACGCGGGCACCACGGTGCCGTGGGCGCTCTACCAGGCGTACGGCGACACCCGGGTGCTGGAGCAGTCGTGGGACTCGATGCTGGAGTGGCTGGAGTACCTGAAGCGCAACAGCAACGGCTACCTGCGCCCCGCCGCGGGCTACGGCGACTGGCTCAATACGCAGGACGAGACCCCCAAGGACGTCATCGGCACCGCGTACTTCGCGCACAGCGCCGACCTCGTCGCGCGGATCGCCCGCGTCCTCGGCCGCGACCCGGCCCCGTACGACACGCTCTTCCACGCCGTACGCGAGGCGTTCACCGCCGCGTACGTCTCCCAGGGCGGCGCCCGGATCAAGGGCGACACGCAGACCGCGTACGTCCTGGCGCTGTCGATGGACCTGCTGCCCGAGGACGCCCGCAAGCCCGCGGCCGACCGCCTCGTCGCGCTCGTCGAGGCCCGCGACTGGCACCTGTCCACCGGCTTCCTCGGCACCCCCCGGCTGCTGCCCGTGCTGACGGCCACCGGCCACACCGACGTCGCGTACCGGCTGCTGCACCAGGACACGTTCCCCGGCTGGGGCTACCAGATCGCCAACGGCGCCACCACGATGTGGGAGCGCTGGGACTCCATCAAGCCCGACGGCTCGTTCCAGGACGCGGGCATGAACTCCTTCAACCACTACGCCTACGGCTGCGTCGGCGAGTGGATGTACCGCCACATCACCGGGATCGCCCCCGCGGAGCCGGGCTTCAGCAAGCTGCTGATCCGGCCCCGCCCCGGCGGCAAGGTCGACCGGGCGCGCGGCCGGCTCAGCACGCTCTACGGCCCCGTCACCACCGACTGGCAGGTGCGTGACGGCCGGCTGCGGCTGGACCTGACGCTCCCCTTCAACACCACCGCCGAGGTCTGGGTCCCGGCCCGGACCGCGGCGGACGTCTCCCACGGCCGCGCCCGCTTCCTGCGGATGGAGGACGGCTGCGCCGTCTTCGCCGCGGACGCGGGCACGCACCGCTTCGCCAACTGA
- a CDS encoding sugar ABC transporter ATP-binding protein yields the protein MTEVPVLAARGLSKSFGAVRALEDVSLTLHAGEAHALAGENGAGKSTLIKTLAGVHRPDAGRLLLDDAPVAFHGPADARDAGIAVIYQEPTLFPDLSIAENIFMGRQPRRTLRRIDRASVHDATAALMRRLGVDLDPDRPARGLSIADQQIVEIAKALSFDARVLIMDEPTAALTGSETARLFAVVEALRAEGAAVLFISHRLEEIFRLCHRVTTLRDGRWIATDEVAALTEDDLVRRMVGRDLDELYPKQDAELGETALSVRRLTREGVFHDVSFDVRRGEIVALAGLVGAGRSEVVQAAFGVDTPDAGEVHVAGRPLRRGSPTAAMDAGVALVPEDRRQRGLVMEMSIERNIGLTGLGRLGSAGLVKRSLERGRAADWAAKLRLKYGRLSDDVGVLSGGNQQKVVLAKWLATEPSVLIVDEPTRGIDVGTKAEVHRLLSELAAGGLAVLMVSSDLPEVLGMADRVLVMHEGRLVAEIPRAEATEESVMTAATGRGATEAAA from the coding sequence ATGACAGAAGTGCCCGTCCTGGCCGCGCGCGGCCTGAGCAAGTCCTTCGGGGCCGTACGCGCCCTGGAGGACGTCTCCCTCACGCTGCACGCCGGTGAGGCGCACGCCCTCGCCGGCGAGAACGGCGCGGGGAAGTCCACCCTCATCAAGACCCTCGCCGGCGTGCACCGCCCCGACGCCGGCCGACTGCTCCTCGACGACGCCCCGGTGGCCTTCCACGGCCCGGCCGACGCCCGCGACGCGGGCATCGCCGTGATCTACCAGGAACCCACGCTCTTCCCCGACCTGTCCATCGCCGAGAACATCTTCATGGGCCGCCAGCCCCGCCGCACCCTGCGCCGCATCGACCGCGCCTCGGTCCACGACGCCACCGCCGCGCTCATGCGCCGCCTCGGCGTCGACCTCGACCCCGACCGCCCGGCGCGCGGCCTGTCCATCGCCGACCAGCAGATCGTGGAGATCGCCAAGGCGCTGTCGTTCGACGCCCGTGTCCTGATCATGGACGAGCCCACCGCCGCCCTCACCGGCAGCGAGACCGCCCGCCTCTTCGCCGTCGTCGAGGCGCTGCGCGCCGAGGGCGCCGCGGTGCTGTTCATCTCCCACCGGCTGGAGGAGATCTTCCGGCTCTGCCACCGCGTCACCACGCTGCGCGACGGCCGCTGGATCGCCACCGACGAGGTCGCCGCGCTCACCGAGGACGACCTGGTACGCCGCATGGTCGGCCGCGACCTGGACGAGCTGTACCCCAAGCAGGACGCGGAACTGGGCGAGACCGCGCTGTCCGTACGGCGGCTCACCCGCGAAGGCGTCTTCCACGACGTCTCCTTCGACGTCCGCCGCGGCGAGATCGTCGCGCTCGCCGGACTCGTCGGCGCCGGCCGCAGCGAGGTCGTCCAGGCCGCGTTCGGTGTCGACACCCCGGACGCCGGCGAGGTGCACGTGGCCGGACGCCCGCTGCGCCGCGGCTCGCCGACCGCCGCCATGGACGCGGGCGTCGCCCTCGTCCCCGAGGACCGGCGGCAGCGCGGGCTGGTCATGGAGATGTCCATCGAGCGCAACATCGGCCTCACCGGACTCGGCCGCCTCGGCTCCGCCGGGCTCGTCAAGCGGTCGCTGGAGCGCGGCCGGGCCGCCGACTGGGCGGCGAAGCTGCGGCTGAAGTACGGCCGGCTCTCCGACGACGTCGGCGTGCTCTCCGGCGGCAACCAGCAGAAGGTCGTCCTCGCCAAGTGGCTCGCCACCGAGCCCTCGGTGCTCATCGTCGACGAGCCGACCCGCGGCATCGACGTCGGCACCAAGGCCGAGGTGCACCGGTTGCTCTCCGAACTGGCCGCAGGCGGCCTGGCCGTCCTCATGGTCTCCTCCGACCTGCCGGAAGTCCTCGGCATGGCCGACCGCGTGCTCGTCATGCACGAGGGCCGCCTCGTCGCCGAGATCCCGCGGGCCGAGGCCACCGAGGAGTCGGTGATGACCGCCGCGACCGGCCGCGGCGCTACGGAGGCGGCGGCATGA
- a CDS encoding ABC transporter permease, protein MSVTVQKTEPAPAGGAERSARSLTDTIFRARELSIGGALVLLILCTWIANPSFLDDQGVKDLLLNSSILVLLAVGQSVVVITRNIDLSVGSVVGLTAFACGDFVSGTDHSAFVVVLLGIALGTACGLVSGLLVSFGKVPALVVTLGMLYVIQGLDYWWAGGEQINAANLPDDVLSLGTGSVLGIPYLPLITAAVLAGTAYYLRAYTGGRELYAIGSNPEAARLAGIPIRRRVLGAYAFSGAIAGFAGALWLARFGTVVADAANGWELTVVSAVVVGGVAITGGVGSVWGAALGAALLTTIGSALVVLKVSSFWQQAITGVLLLAAITTDRIVQRRTTSALRKRRRP, encoded by the coding sequence ATGAGCGTGACCGTACAGAAGACGGAACCCGCCCCCGCGGGCGGCGCCGAGCGCTCCGCGCGCTCGCTGACCGACACGATCTTCCGCGCCCGCGAACTCTCCATCGGCGGCGCCCTCGTCCTGCTGATCCTCTGCACCTGGATCGCCAACCCCAGCTTCCTGGACGACCAGGGCGTCAAGGACCTGCTGCTCAACTCCTCCATCCTGGTGCTGCTCGCCGTCGGCCAGTCCGTCGTCGTCATCACCCGCAACATCGACCTCTCGGTCGGCTCCGTCGTCGGCCTCACCGCCTTCGCCTGCGGCGACTTCGTCTCCGGCACCGACCACAGCGCGTTCGTCGTCGTCCTCCTCGGCATCGCGCTCGGCACCGCGTGCGGGCTGGTCAGCGGGCTGCTGGTGAGCTTCGGCAAGGTGCCCGCGCTGGTCGTGACCCTCGGCATGCTCTACGTCATCCAGGGCCTGGACTACTGGTGGGCGGGCGGCGAGCAGATCAACGCCGCCAACCTCCCCGACGACGTCCTCTCCCTCGGCACCGGCAGCGTCCTCGGCATCCCGTACCTGCCGCTGATCACCGCCGCCGTCCTCGCCGGCACCGCGTACTACCTGCGCGCCTACACCGGCGGCCGGGAGCTGTACGCCATCGGCTCCAACCCCGAGGCCGCCCGCCTCGCCGGCATCCCCATCCGCCGCCGCGTGCTCGGCGCGTACGCCTTCTCCGGCGCCATCGCCGGCTTCGCCGGCGCGCTCTGGCTCGCCCGCTTCGGCACCGTCGTCGCCGACGCCGCCAACGGCTGGGAGCTGACCGTCGTCAGCGCCGTCGTCGTCGGCGGCGTCGCCATCACCGGCGGCGTCGGCTCCGTGTGGGGCGCCGCGCTCGGCGCCGCACTGCTCACCACCATCGGCAGCGCGCTGGTCGTGCTCAAGGTCAGCTCCTTCTGGCAGCAGGCCATCACCGGCGTGCTGCTGCTCGCCGCCATCACCACCGACCGCATCGTGCAGCGGCGCACCACCAGCGCGCTGCGGAAGAGGAGGCGGCCGTGA